Proteins from a genomic interval of Stenotrophomonas sp. WZN-1:
- a CDS encoding YifB family Mg chelatase-like AAA ATPase yields the protein MSLALVHSRARAGVDAPLVRVEVHLSGGLPATQIVGLAETSVRESRERVRAALLCARFDFPQRRITLNLAPADLPKEGGRYDLAIALGILAASGQVDPQSLLQYEFLGELGLTGELRPVAGALPAAIAAAEAGRILVVPPGNAAEAALAEHADVRVARTLLECCAGLGNPRLLPPVERVDTTPLPLPDLADVRGQAHARRALEVAAAGGHHLLLIGSPGCGKTLLASRLPSLLPDTEEAEALQLAAIASVSGEGLDPRRWRQRPFRSPHHSASATALVGGGNPPCPGEISLAHHGVLFLDELPEWNRSALETLREPLESGHIRIARAARSVQYPARFQLVAAMNPCPCGWAGDRSNRCLCSDERINRYRARVSGPLLDRIDLHISVARMDAMELRESTPLGEPSAAVRARVEAAHARQRARGGLNAHLPPAALRACTKLSEADQDLLEQAIERLQLSARAMHRILRVARTIADLAGCKAIQTAHLAEAIGYRQLDRGKP from the coding sequence ATGAGCCTGGCGCTGGTCCACAGCCGTGCCCGCGCCGGGGTCGACGCCCCGCTGGTGCGGGTGGAAGTGCACCTCTCTGGCGGCCTGCCTGCCACCCAGATTGTCGGCCTGGCCGAGACCAGCGTGCGCGAATCGCGCGAGCGCGTGCGTGCCGCCCTGCTCTGCGCGCGCTTCGACTTTCCGCAGCGGCGCATCACCCTGAACCTCGCGCCCGCCGACCTGCCCAAAGAAGGTGGGCGTTACGACCTGGCGATCGCACTGGGCATTCTGGCGGCCAGCGGCCAGGTCGATCCGCAGTCGCTGCTGCAGTACGAATTCCTGGGCGAGTTGGGCCTGACCGGTGAGCTGCGCCCGGTGGCCGGCGCGCTGCCGGCGGCGATTGCGGCGGCCGAAGCCGGGCGCATCCTGGTGGTGCCGCCGGGCAATGCCGCCGAGGCTGCGTTGGCCGAGCACGCTGATGTGCGGGTAGCGCGTACGTTGCTGGAGTGCTGCGCTGGGTTGGGGAACCCACGCCTGCTGCCGCCAGTAGAGCGTGTGGACACAACGCCGTTGCCACTGCCGGATCTGGCCGACGTGCGCGGGCAGGCGCATGCACGGCGTGCATTGGAGGTCGCCGCAGCGGGTGGGCACCATCTATTGCTGATCGGTAGCCCTGGCTGCGGCAAGACGCTGTTGGCTTCGCGCCTGCCCAGCCTGCTGCCGGACACCGAGGAAGCCGAGGCGTTACAGCTGGCCGCGATTGCCTCGGTGAGTGGTGAAGGGCTGGACCCACGGCGCTGGCGGCAACGGCCTTTCCGATCCCCACATCACAGTGCCAGTGCGACGGCGCTGGTGGGTGGCGGCAATCCTCCCTGCCCCGGCGAAATCTCGCTGGCCCATCATGGCGTGCTGTTCCTGGACGAGCTTCCGGAGTGGAACCGCAGCGCGTTGGAAACCCTGCGCGAGCCGCTGGAATCCGGCCACATCCGCATCGCCCGCGCGGCGCGGAGCGTGCAGTATCCCGCGCGGTTCCAGCTGGTGGCGGCGATGAACCCTTGCCCGTGTGGCTGGGCCGGTGACCGCAGCAACCGCTGCCTGTGCAGTGACGAGCGTATCAACCGCTACCGCGCGCGCGTGTCCGGTCCGTTGCTGGACCGTATCGACCTGCATATCAGCGTGGCGCGCATGGACGCGATGGAGCTACGGGAGAGCACGCCGCTGGGTGAGCCCAGTGCTGCGGTACGTGCACGGGTGGAAGCCGCGCATGCCCGGCAGCGGGCGCGTGGCGGGCTCAACGCACATCTACCGCCGGCTGCGCTGCGCGCGTGCACAAAATTGAGTGAGGCCGATCAGGATCTGCTGGAGCAGGCGATTGAGCGGCTGCAGCTTTCCGCACGGGCGATGCACCGGATTCTACGGGTCGCTCGCACCATTGCTGATCTGGCGGGTTGTAAAGCGATCCAGACGGCGCATCTGGCTGAGGCGATTGGTTACCGGCAGTTGGATCGGGGAAAGCCTTAG
- the yidA gene encoding sugar-phosphatase, giving the protein MDMGRRQSTIELVAIDMDGTLLDPSHQLTPRARKAIAQARALGVHIVLTSGRPVPGLAPYLHELGINGNDDYCIACNGGLVQRIGTRETVVEYPLSFDDFLFCEQVARDLGVHFQALDSQRMYTPNQDISYYTVADSHLSRMPLSYRRVEDMDPSMSFIKLMMIDAPDVLDAAIARLPSALTERFAVLKSAPFFLEVFDHRAGKGPSLQKLAEHLGIDRANVMAIGDQENDLTMLQYVGTSVAMGNAIDAVKAVARFETSSNADEGVARAIERFVLQ; this is encoded by the coding sequence ATGGACATGGGCCGCAGGCAATCGACCATCGAACTGGTCGCCATCGACATGGATGGCACCCTGCTGGACCCGTCGCACCAGCTCACCCCCCGCGCCAGGAAGGCCATCGCGCAGGCGCGCGCACTGGGCGTGCACATCGTGCTGACCAGTGGCCGCCCGGTTCCGGGCCTGGCGCCGTACCTGCACGAGCTCGGCATCAACGGCAACGACGACTACTGCATCGCCTGCAATGGCGGCCTGGTGCAGCGCATCGGCACCCGCGAAACCGTGGTCGAGTATCCGCTCAGCTTCGACGATTTCCTGTTCTGCGAGCAGGTCGCCCGCGACCTGGGCGTGCACTTCCAGGCGCTGGACAGCCAGCGCATGTACACGCCCAACCAGGACATCAGCTACTACACCGTGGCCGACTCGCATCTCTCGCGGATGCCGCTGTCTTATCGCCGCGTGGAGGACATGGACCCGTCGATGTCCTTCATCAAGCTGATGATGATCGACGCGCCTGACGTGCTGGATGCCGCCATCGCGCGCCTGCCCAGCGCGCTGACCGAACGTTTCGCGGTGCTGAAGAGTGCGCCGTTCTTCCTGGAAGTGTTCGACCACCGCGCCGGCAAGGGCCCGAGCCTGCAGAAGCTGGCCGAGCACCTGGGCATCGACCGCGCCAACGTGATGGCCATCGGTGACCAGGAGAACGACCTGACCATGCTGCAGTACGTCGGTACGAGCGTGGCGATGGGCAATGCCATCGACGCGGTGAAGGCGGTGGCGCGGTTTGAGACCAGCAGCAATGCCGACGAAGGCGTGGCGCGCGCCATTGAGCGTTTCGTCCTGCAGTAA
- a CDS encoding TonB-dependent receptor, with product MNTPPTTRLALAIIAAITAPAYAADTRDAALDTPTTLNALQVIATPRGAAVAPTQVVGPNRYIIKAEDLDAMVTGNNGLAMLKQVPGASYTATDGLGLDISATSLFVRGFRMNEMGITFEGVPLNDNGFLSLTGTSVVNVGVPDGIGAITVSPGGAPVSVFSSSVNGGSLEYRLRELQDTPSLRAKQGVGSNSTLVTTVSGQSGQLGEHGPKVLVDLQRVSADKYQGEGTQNFLRGDLKLQQEVAWGDFTVFLSDSKAKVWGYNNISFDMIRKLGWKADIFYPDYAWAWYVASPENADKSCGAYTCGELSELIPYDTGQITRDRVSSINHRFQISPALSGNVQLYNANSHTQATLTDPTVPSPNGAPFSEQVQTPRVNRLGGMLNLQFETGAHTFTAGFWQEKSKAAAKTEWYQQPLLGGGPPLKAIGPFDVYGPAFKTDNASSWVTRSRQFYLQDDIVLNDTLKLGVGFKAVDFRTSGGGLGDAKDRPVNGTLRAKSNFLPHVSLFWSPTESTDAFIDLANTMNGYRVAQRGNIGYTASAWTITDQEEFERVAGTLRPEKNWNLTVGASHRFDRLTITGDVFYNDIRNRLLSAAIGTQFAQINTVRLMPKMHVIGADLGITADLTDHLQFYQGVAVARSYYDSDFVVGDTVYPIKGNAQPGYPQISLVSDLSAHFGDWRFGATSISYLRQPFTYENDIRVPTFWQVNTYAAYRFGADSVVPGLELRLDVSNLFNRHNIGTATIAGSSFSGDYQTLQRSAPRQLMFSTLMTF from the coding sequence ATGAACACCCCACCCACGACGCGCCTCGCCCTGGCCATCATCGCGGCCATCACTGCACCTGCGTACGCCGCAGACACGCGCGACGCCGCGCTCGACACGCCCACCACGCTCAACGCCCTGCAGGTCATCGCCACGCCGCGCGGTGCCGCCGTTGCACCGACCCAGGTGGTCGGCCCCAACCGCTACATCATCAAGGCCGAGGACCTCGACGCGATGGTCACCGGCAACAATGGCCTGGCCATGCTCAAGCAGGTGCCGGGCGCCAGCTACACCGCTACCGACGGGCTCGGCCTGGATATCTCCGCCACCAGCCTGTTCGTGCGCGGCTTCCGCATGAATGAAATGGGCATCACCTTCGAGGGCGTGCCACTGAATGACAACGGCTTCCTCTCGCTCACCGGCACCAGCGTGGTGAACGTGGGCGTGCCCGATGGCATCGGCGCGATCACGGTCAGCCCCGGCGGCGCACCGGTCAGCGTGTTCTCCAGCAGCGTCAACGGCGGCAGCCTGGAATACCGCCTGCGCGAGCTGCAGGACACGCCCAGCCTGCGCGCGAAGCAGGGCGTGGGCAGCAACAGCACGTTGGTCACCACCGTATCCGGGCAGAGCGGCCAGCTCGGTGAGCATGGCCCGAAGGTGCTGGTCGACCTGCAGCGCGTGTCCGCCGACAAGTACCAGGGCGAGGGCACCCAGAACTTCCTGCGCGGCGACCTGAAGCTGCAGCAGGAGGTTGCCTGGGGCGACTTCACCGTGTTCCTGTCCGACAGCAAGGCCAAGGTCTGGGGTTACAACAACATCTCCTTCGACATGATCCGCAAGCTGGGCTGGAAGGCCGACATCTTCTATCCCGATTATGCGTGGGCGTGGTACGTGGCCTCGCCGGAGAATGCGGACAAGTCCTGCGGCGCCTATACCTGCGGTGAGCTGTCCGAACTGATCCCGTACGACACCGGCCAGATCACCCGCGATCGCGTGTCCTCGATCAACCACCGCTTCCAGATCAGCCCGGCGCTGAGTGGCAACGTGCAGCTGTACAACGCCAACAGCCACACCCAGGCCACGCTGACCGATCCGACCGTGCCGTCGCCCAACGGCGCACCGTTCTCCGAACAGGTGCAGACGCCGCGCGTGAATCGGCTGGGCGGCATGCTCAACCTGCAGTTCGAGACCGGCGCGCACACCTTCACTGCTGGCTTCTGGCAGGAGAAGAGCAAGGCCGCGGCCAAGACCGAGTGGTACCAGCAGCCGCTGCTGGGCGGGGGCCCGCCGCTGAAGGCTATCGGTCCGTTCGATGTGTACGGTCCCGCGTTCAAGACCGACAACGCATCGAGCTGGGTGACCCGCTCGCGCCAGTTCTACCTGCAGGACGATATCGTGTTGAATGACACGCTGAAGCTGGGTGTCGGCTTCAAGGCCGTGGACTTCCGCACCAGTGGCGGCGGCCTGGGTGATGCCAAGGACCGGCCGGTGAACGGCACGCTGCGCGCGAAGAGCAACTTCCTGCCGCATGTCTCGCTGTTCTGGAGCCCGACCGAATCCACTGATGCCTTCATCGACCTGGCCAATACCATGAACGGCTATCGCGTCGCCCAGCGCGGCAACATCGGCTACACCGCCTCGGCGTGGACCATCACCGACCAGGAAGAGTTCGAACGCGTGGCGGGCACGCTGCGCCCGGAAAAGAACTGGAACCTCACTGTAGGCGCGTCGCATCGCTTCGACCGGCTGACGATCACCGGCGATGTGTTCTACAACGACATCCGCAACCGACTGCTGTCGGCCGCCATCGGCACCCAGTTCGCGCAGATCAATACCGTGCGGTTGATGCCGAAGATGCACGTGATTGGTGCCGACCTCGGCATCACCGCCGACCTGACCGACCACCTGCAGTTCTACCAGGGCGTGGCCGTGGCCCGTTCGTACTATGACAGCGATTTCGTGGTGGGTGACACGGTGTACCCGATCAAGGGCAACGCCCAGCCGGGTTACCCGCAGATCTCGCTGGTGAGTGATCTTTCCGCGCACTTCGGTGACTGGCGCTTCGGTGCCACCAGCATCTCCTACCTGCGCCAGCCTTTCACCTACGAGAATGACATCCGCGTGCCGACCTTCTGGCAGGTCAACACCTATGCCGCCTACCGCTTCGGTGCGGACAGCGTGGTGCCCGGCCTGGAGCTGCGGCTGGACGTGAGCAACCTGTTCAACCGCCACAACATCGGCACCGCCACCATCGCCGGCTCGTCGTTCTCGGGGGATTACCAGACCCTGCAGCGCAGCGCCCCCCGGCAGCTGATGTTCAGCACCTTAATGACCTTCTAA
- a CDS encoding isochorismatase family protein, which yields MKALVVIDIQNDYFAGGRFPLEGAEEALQNALVLIQTAHDNNDLVVVVQHQAPAGAPFFETGSVGADLHPSIQSAMRNSPLVVKHEADSFLRTNLAELLRQYKVDTIDLVGMMTQHCVTHTALSPEAVGYPVTIHADACAAPTRALSALALSGLKARHSVV from the coding sequence ATGAAAGCGCTTGTTGTGATTGATATCCAGAATGACTACTTTGCTGGCGGCCGCTTCCCGCTGGAAGGCGCAGAGGAAGCACTCCAGAACGCGCTGGTACTGATCCAGACCGCGCACGACAACAACGATCTGGTCGTGGTAGTACAGCATCAGGCACCCGCTGGCGCGCCCTTCTTCGAGACCGGCAGCGTCGGCGCCGATCTGCATCCGTCCATTCAATCGGCGATGCGGAACTCCCCTTTGGTGGTCAAGCATGAGGCGGATAGCTTTCTGCGAACCAACCTCGCCGAGCTGCTCCGGCAGTACAAGGTGGACACCATCGATCTGGTCGGCATGATGACCCAGCATTGCGTCACTCACACAGCCCTTTCACCGGAGGCAGTGGGCTACCCGGTGACGATCCACGCTGACGCGTGCGCCGCCCCAACCCGTGCACTGAGTGCGTTGGCCCTGAGCGGGCTGAAGGCCCGCCACTCGGTCGTCTGA
- a CDS encoding exopolysaccharide biosynthesis protein, with protein MTYRAPETNDSAPLAQQIEQMIDELPGDQVSVGTLLSALGDEGLLLIVILLSAIFIIPVSIPGLSTVFGASILLIGLSRVRNRPLWVPQKLARREIATDKLKANLGRALKWVHRMERLSRPMRLAVMVRSKKMMRLNNLMLVFATLLLMAPAGPIPFSNTLPALALMSFAIGFIQRDGAAVAAGYGFVVATVVYFGVLLGGVGFAAESVFSGLRSSTAEL; from the coding sequence ATGACCTATCGTGCCCCCGAAACCAATGACAGCGCGCCCCTGGCCCAGCAGATCGAGCAGATGATCGACGAGCTGCCCGGCGACCAGGTGAGCGTCGGCACCCTGCTCAGCGCGCTGGGCGATGAGGGCCTGCTGCTGATCGTGATCCTGCTCTCGGCCATCTTCATCATCCCGGTGTCGATTCCCGGGCTGAGTACGGTGTTTGGCGCCTCTATCCTGCTGATCGGCCTGAGCCGGGTGCGCAACCGCCCGCTGTGGGTGCCGCAGAAGCTGGCGCGCCGCGAGATCGCTACCGACAAGCTGAAGGCCAACCTCGGCCGTGCGCTGAAGTGGGTGCACCGCATGGAGCGGCTGTCGCGGCCGATGCGGCTGGCGGTGATGGTGCGCTCGAAGAAGATGATGCGCCTGAACAACCTGATGCTGGTGTTCGCGACCCTGCTGCTGATGGCGCCGGCCGGGCCGATTCCGTTCAGCAATACGCTGCCGGCGCTGGCGCTGATGTCCTTTGCGATTGGCTTCATCCAGCGCGATGGCGCGGCGGTGGCGGCTGGGTACGGTTTCGTGGTGGCCACGGTGGTGTATTTCGGCGTGCTGCTGGGTGGCGTGGGGTTTGCTGCCGAGTCGGTGTTCAGCGGGCTGCGCAGCAGTACCGCGGAACTGTAG
- a CDS encoding cold-shock protein — protein MKMHGLAAAVVCIAVIGAMWVEWPEPAGDQVWAYQKLRPADYRQLHGDALGFVTAKAYEGFELHARHAGATSFEIRCKGVVVMDVENAPSRVLIRMPADARWRAPDIERLRSNFERWLDLHQSQGRLLVESAGPSWVEARFGRFNGLVPDEQRCLLGGE, from the coding sequence ATGAAGATGCACGGCCTGGCCGCTGCGGTGGTGTGCATCGCGGTGATTGGCGCGATGTGGGTGGAGTGGCCCGAGCCAGCGGGCGATCAGGTGTGGGCCTACCAGAAGCTACGACCGGCCGATTACCGCCAGCTGCACGGTGATGCGCTCGGCTTCGTTACCGCGAAGGCATACGAGGGCTTTGAACTGCACGCGCGCCATGCCGGGGCAACGTCCTTCGAGATCCGGTGCAAGGGCGTTGTGGTGATGGACGTAGAGAACGCGCCCTCGCGCGTGCTGATCCGGATGCCTGCCGATGCACGGTGGCGGGCACCGGATATTGAGCGCCTGCGCAGCAACTTCGAGCGCTGGCTGGATCTGCACCAGAGCCAGGGGCGGTTGCTGGTGGAAAGCGCGGGGCCTTCGTGGGTTGAGGCGCGGTTTGGGCGCTTCAATGGGTTGGTGCCTGATGAGCAGCGGTGTCTGCTTGGGGGCGAGTAA
- a CDS encoding DUF998 domain-containing protein gives MSRRSRLLLCAGLVPLPWFLFWTSVAAVFAPGYNPLAQHASELLQAPTLASICGRIAAIGSGVGFVTFSIGVWRESGRRIAVGAICWLVFGISMLTKGLWPMGHPMHGFYTIGIANIIAPAMSHIELSAWSSNRRAYAVTALVSIAGIVYLWLNVVGADPDGFRGLTQRLFSSINSLWPFLVALYLVRRGSSALWTQPAH, from the coding sequence GTGTCACGCCGCAGCCGACTGCTTCTCTGCGCGGGTCTGGTCCCGCTTCCATGGTTCCTGTTCTGGACCAGCGTTGCCGCCGTGTTCGCGCCGGGCTACAACCCGCTTGCACAGCACGCCAGCGAGCTGCTGCAGGCGCCGACGCTCGCAAGCATCTGCGGCAGGATCGCCGCCATCGGCTCCGGTGTCGGCTTCGTGACGTTCTCCATCGGGGTATGGCGGGAGTCCGGCCGCCGGATTGCCGTAGGTGCAATCTGCTGGTTGGTCTTTGGCATCTCGATGCTGACCAAAGGGCTCTGGCCCATGGGCCATCCGATGCACGGTTTCTACACCATCGGTATCGCAAACATCATTGCACCGGCGATGTCGCACATCGAATTGAGCGCGTGGTCTTCCAACCGAAGGGCGTACGCCGTGACCGCTTTGGTGAGCATCGCGGGCATCGTCTATCTCTGGTTGAACGTGGTGGGCGCGGACCCGGACGGCTTCAGAGGGCTGACCCAGCGGCTGTTCTCGTCGATCAACTCGCTGTGGCCATTCCTGGTTGCGCTATATCTGGTGCGCCGCGGTTCAAGCGCGCTATGGACGCAGCCAGCGCATTGA
- a CDS encoding MBL fold metallo-hydrolase, whose amino-acid sequence MSKPLPVALGLMLAMGAPLHAFGAEASPKVSIQQIRNATIKVTYGGQVFLVDPMLARKGTYPGFAGTYRSHLRNPLVELPESVESVLAGVDAVLVSHTHLDHWDDAAQKEIPKSLPMFVQDEADAALLRKQGFKDVRILGANTAFNGVRISKAGARHGSEEMYAIPDVAKRLGATMGFVFQQAGLKTVYVAGDTVWEAEVRSTLEAFKPDVVVLNTGDARLDGFNTGIIMGKEDTLRVHQMSPNAKIVAVHMDAVNHMSVSRYDLQDYVIENGIESSVVIPQDGEVIDF is encoded by the coding sequence ATGAGCAAGCCACTTCCCGTCGCACTGGGCCTGATGCTGGCCATGGGTGCCCCACTCCACGCATTCGGTGCCGAGGCCAGCCCCAAGGTCTCGATCCAGCAGATCCGCAATGCCACCATCAAGGTGACGTATGGCGGCCAGGTCTTCCTGGTCGATCCGATGCTTGCACGCAAGGGAACCTACCCGGGTTTTGCCGGCACTTACCGCAGCCACCTGCGCAACCCGCTCGTGGAGCTTCCGGAATCCGTTGAGTCCGTGCTGGCCGGTGTCGACGCAGTGCTGGTCAGCCACACCCACCTCGACCACTGGGATGATGCTGCCCAGAAGGAAATCCCCAAGTCGCTGCCCATGTTCGTCCAGGACGAAGCGGATGCGGCCCTGCTGCGCAAGCAGGGCTTCAAGGATGTTCGAATTCTTGGCGCCAACACCGCATTCAACGGCGTCAGGATCAGCAAGGCCGGCGCCCGTCACGGCTCGGAGGAGATGTACGCCATTCCCGACGTGGCCAAGCGGCTCGGTGCAACCATGGGCTTTGTTTTCCAGCAGGCGGGTTTGAAGACGGTGTATGTTGCCGGCGATACCGTCTGGGAAGCCGAGGTCCGCAGCACGCTGGAGGCCTTCAAGCCTGACGTGGTGGTTCTCAACACGGGCGATGCGCGGCTCGATGGATTTAATACCGGCATCATCATGGGCAAGGAAGATACGTTGCGCGTTCACCAGATGTCTCCCAACGCCAAGATCGTGGCGGTGCACATGGATGCGGTCAATCACATGAGCGTCAGCCGCTATGACCTGCAGGACTACGTCATCGAAAATGGCATCGAGAGCAGTGTCGTCATTCCGCAGGATGGCGAAGTCATCGACTTCTAA